One genomic window of Paraburkholderia phytofirmans PsJN includes the following:
- a CDS encoding Gfo/Idh/MocA family protein, producing the protein MRVALLEVSHWHVPLYLDALEAPGIEVVAVSDAEHVKGEAIAARFGSKLYSSAYELLEREEVDFAFVFGRHSEMPALAEAVIAKKIPFALEKPCGINMSQVTRLRALTEEANLYCAVPLIFRMSELLSSLEDAEGRIPSDFNYMSFRFIVGPPSRYAAAGAGWALDPEYSGGGSTINVATHFIDLFRLLTGKEIARVSATMNSRTHRGAVEDYSLLTMQTEDGVIGLVETGYSFPSTADEQREFSFTVASDRMYAKSGPDRIEIRDRNNLSAGTRSRRLQLETDIYYPLFVKRVLAECRTGARPIASLRDAELMMQVMDAAYASARQGGALQTLEPIPK; encoded by the coding sequence ATGAGAGTCGCCTTGCTGGAGGTCAGCCATTGGCATGTCCCGCTCTATCTTGATGCGCTGGAGGCGCCGGGGATTGAAGTGGTCGCCGTGTCGGATGCAGAGCATGTCAAGGGAGAGGCTATTGCCGCACGCTTCGGCAGCAAGTTGTATTCGTCGGCCTATGAACTGCTGGAGCGCGAGGAAGTCGATTTCGCATTTGTGTTCGGGCGGCATTCCGAAATGCCGGCGCTCGCGGAGGCCGTGATCGCAAAAAAGATTCCGTTCGCGCTGGAGAAACCGTGCGGTATCAACATGTCGCAGGTCACCCGGCTTCGTGCACTGACCGAGGAAGCCAATCTTTATTGCGCAGTACCGTTGATCTTTCGAATGAGCGAATTACTGAGCTCACTCGAAGATGCCGAGGGGCGCATACCGTCGGATTTCAATTACATGTCCTTCCGTTTCATCGTGGGACCACCGAGTCGGTACGCAGCAGCAGGCGCCGGCTGGGCGCTCGACCCCGAGTATTCCGGAGGCGGATCGACGATCAACGTCGCTACTCATTTCATCGACTTGTTCAGATTGCTCACGGGCAAGGAGATCGCCCGAGTCTCCGCGACGATGAACTCAAGAACGCATCGGGGCGCGGTTGAGGACTATTCCCTGCTGACCATGCAGACCGAAGACGGCGTGATCGGCCTGGTGGAAACGGGATACAGCTTTCCCAGTACCGCCGACGAGCAGCGCGAATTCTCGTTCACTGTGGCATCCGATCGTATGTACGCGAAATCCGGCCCGGACCGGATCGAGATACGCGATAGAAACAATCTTTCCGCAGGCACGCGAAGCCGCCGCCTCCAGCTTGAAACTGACATCTACTACCCCTTGTTCGTCAAGCGGGTACTCGCCGAGTGCCGTACTGGCGCAAGGCCAATCGCGTCATTGCGCGATGCAGAGTTGATGATGCAGGTCATGGATGCGGCCTACGCATCGGCCAGGCAAGGGGGTGCGCTTCAAACTCTCGAGCCGATTCCCAAGTGA
- a CDS encoding UxaA family hydrolase — MSLNIADTSAPSTPSTSARVIRLNPADDVVIALEQLMSGTVIDKEAVTVSGLIPPGHKVATRDIRQGEAVHRYGQVIGFASQPIRAGQHVHTHNLAMGDFARDYAFGQAARPTLPSNRPATFQGIVRADGRVATRNYIGILTSVNCSATVARAIADHFRRDIHPEELAEFPNVDGVIALTHGSGCAIDSEGDGLAILQRTIGGYACHPNFASVLVVGLGCETNQIPRLLETQGLREHDRLRTFTIQDSGGTTSTIAKGIELVRRMLPEANDVRREAVSASHLTVGLQCGGSDGYSGITANPVLGAAVDLLVRHGGTAILSETPEIYGAEHLLTRRAATPEVGRKLLDRIRWWEAYANRHGAQMNNNPSAGNKAGGLTTVLEKSLGGIAKAGSTNLTEVYEYAQPVTARGLVFMDTPGYDPVSATGQVAGGANLICFTTGRGSAYGCAPTPSVKLATNTALWQRQSDDMDLNCGEVLEGRTTIEQLGGVLFELLLEVASGNRTRSEQHGYGQNEFVPWQISAIM; from the coding sequence ATGTCGTTGAATATCGCCGACACGTCCGCCCCATCCACCCCGTCGACGTCGGCTCGTGTCATACGGCTCAATCCTGCCGACGATGTTGTCATCGCGCTCGAACAGCTTATGTCCGGCACGGTGATCGACAAAGAAGCGGTGACGGTGTCAGGACTGATTCCGCCCGGTCACAAAGTGGCGACACGTGACATCCGACAGGGTGAGGCGGTGCACCGCTACGGCCAGGTAATCGGCTTTGCAAGCCAGCCAATTCGCGCCGGGCAGCATGTACACACCCACAACCTCGCGATGGGCGACTTTGCGCGCGACTACGCGTTCGGGCAGGCAGCGCGTCCGACTCTACCCTCGAACCGGCCCGCAACGTTCCAGGGCATCGTCCGCGCAGACGGCCGTGTGGCCACGCGCAACTACATCGGAATTCTCACCTCGGTGAATTGCTCAGCCACGGTTGCGCGGGCCATTGCTGATCATTTTCGCCGCGATATCCATCCCGAAGAACTGGCTGAGTTTCCGAACGTCGATGGCGTGATTGCACTTACACATGGTTCCGGCTGCGCCATCGACTCCGAGGGCGATGGTCTCGCAATCCTGCAGCGCACAATTGGCGGCTATGCATGCCATCCGAACTTTGCGAGCGTGCTGGTCGTCGGTCTGGGATGTGAAACAAATCAGATCCCGCGATTACTTGAGACGCAGGGACTTCGGGAGCACGACCGCTTGCGAACGTTCACGATCCAGGACAGCGGCGGTACTACATCGACGATTGCAAAGGGTATCGAACTGGTTCGGCGCATGTTGCCCGAAGCAAACGACGTGCGGCGGGAGGCGGTCAGCGCAAGTCATCTCACGGTCGGTCTTCAATGCGGAGGCTCGGACGGGTATTCGGGTATTACGGCGAATCCGGTGCTAGGCGCAGCCGTTGACTTGCTCGTGCGGCACGGCGGCACTGCCATTCTCTCTGAGACGCCCGAAATCTATGGCGCGGAGCACTTGCTAACGCGCCGCGCCGCAACGCCTGAGGTGGGCCGAAAGCTGCTTGATCGCATCAGGTGGTGGGAAGCCTACGCGAATCGACATGGGGCGCAAATGAACAACAATCCGTCGGCGGGCAACAAGGCAGGTGGCTTGACGACCGTCCTTGAAAAATCGCTGGGAGGCATTGCGAAAGCCGGCTCGACCAATCTGACCGAGGTGTACGAATATGCTCAGCCGGTCACGGCGCGCGGCCTCGTTTTTATGGACACGCCGGGCTACGACCCGGTGTCGGCTACGGGCCAGGTGGCCGGCGGTGCCAACCTGATCTGCTTCACGACGGGACGTGGTTCCGCTTACGGCTGCGCGCCCACGCCATCCGTCAAGCTTGCGACGAACACGGCACTTTGGCAACGACAGTCCGACGATATGGATCTGAACTGCGGAGAAGTGTTGGAAGGGAGAACGACGATCGAGCAACTGGGCGGAGTGCTTTTCGAATTGCTGCTAGAGGTGGCTTCAGGGAATCGTACTCGCAGTGAGCAGCATGGTTACGGACAGAACGAATTCGTACCTTGGCAAATTAGCGCAATCATGTAA
- a CDS encoding fumarylacetoacetate hydrolase family protein: protein MRLVRFGLPGQEHPGIIDSSGAIRDLSGIVSDIDGTTVSPVALAKLGELDLDRLPLVEAGTRLGACVGNVRNLVCIGLNYSDHAAETDTPIPREPVVFNKHTGSISGPNDPVILPADAQKLDWEVELGVVIGKPAWQIDEADALEHVAGYCLANDVSERAYQLEREGQWTKGKSGFSFAPLGPWLVTRDEIPDPQVLDLWLDVNGTRRQTGNTRTMIFNIAHIVAYLSRFMPLMAGDVIITGTPPGVGLGQKPPVFLKAGDTMTLGGSGLGEQSQKVVQYVDTLGAAWGRGEYPSA from the coding sequence ATGCGTCTCGTCCGTTTCGGCCTGCCTGGCCAGGAGCACCCCGGTATCATCGATTCGAGCGGCGCGATCCGCGATCTGAGCGGCATCGTGAGCGACATCGATGGAACGACTGTCTCGCCGGTCGCCCTTGCAAAGCTGGGCGAACTCGATTTAGATCGTCTACCCCTCGTTGAGGCGGGCACGCGTCTCGGCGCCTGCGTCGGCAACGTCCGTAATCTAGTGTGCATTGGTCTGAACTACTCCGATCATGCTGCTGAAACCGACACGCCGATACCACGCGAACCTGTGGTGTTCAACAAGCATACGGGCTCGATTAGCGGTCCGAACGACCCGGTCATCTTGCCCGCAGATGCGCAAAAGCTGGATTGGGAGGTCGAACTCGGCGTGGTGATCGGTAAACCCGCCTGGCAGATCGACGAAGCAGACGCGCTAGAACATGTGGCGGGCTACTGCCTTGCGAATGATGTTTCCGAACGCGCGTATCAGCTCGAACGCGAAGGCCAGTGGACCAAGGGTAAAAGCGGATTCTCGTTCGCTCCGCTTGGACCGTGGCTTGTCACGCGTGATGAAATTCCCGACCCGCAGGTTCTGGACCTGTGGCTCGACGTCAACGGCACGCGTCGTCAGACCGGCAACACACGGACCATGATCTTCAATATTGCGCATATCGTGGCGTATCTCAGCCGCTTCATGCCTTTGATGGCGGGCGACGTGATTATTACGGGCACGCCTCCTGGCGTAGGCCTCGGTCAGAAACCGCCAGTTTTCCTTAAAGCAGGCGACACGATGACGCTCGGGGGCAGCGGACTCGGCGAGCAGTCACAAAAGGTTGTGCAGTACGTAGATACACTCGGCGCGGCCTGGGGCCGTGGCGAGTATCCCTCGGCATAA
- a CDS encoding 2-keto-4-pentenoate hydratase, translating to MNAPAATQAAKAIASPRAEAARILVTARQKSELVERLPVELLPADVDDGFAIQQEVSYQLGQRIGAWKCALPQPGKVIAAPIYDADIRRGDVCRTTGPSRAFMRAEPELACLLNRDLPPRREAYSEAEVLDALGHTHLALELLGSRYSHPETLTFPELLADGLFNAGLVIGPRVNSIEGATLADLPVELDISLASVGAEAVTFAGRHPDRSLLAPIVWLSNFLRVRGLGLLAGQAVITGSYAGVLQLPIGCELRVGFGNLGTFPITFLS from the coding sequence ATGAACGCGCCAGCTGCAACACAGGCCGCCAAGGCTATCGCCAGTCCGCGCGCAGAGGCAGCACGCATTCTTGTGACAGCGCGCCAAAAAAGCGAGCTCGTCGAGCGGCTACCTGTCGAACTGTTGCCTGCGGATGTGGACGACGGTTTTGCCATCCAGCAAGAGGTCAGCTACCAGCTGGGTCAGAGGATCGGCGCATGGAAATGCGCGCTTCCTCAGCCGGGCAAAGTCATTGCCGCGCCGATCTATGACGCTGATATCCGTCGAGGTGACGTTTGTCGCACGACGGGGCCTTCGCGTGCCTTTATGAGGGCAGAGCCCGAACTGGCCTGTCTGCTGAACCGCGACCTGCCCCCACGACGCGAAGCCTATAGCGAAGCCGAAGTGCTCGACGCTCTTGGGCACACGCACCTCGCGCTTGAATTGCTAGGCAGTCGGTATTCGCACCCCGAAACGCTGACGTTCCCTGAATTATTGGCAGACGGCCTGTTCAATGCGGGCCTTGTCATTGGACCCCGCGTTAATTCGATCGAAGGCGCGACGCTGGCCGATCTCCCCGTCGAATTGGACATCAGTCTGGCCAGTGTCGGGGCAGAAGCAGTCACGTTCGCTGGCCGCCATCCTGATCGCAGCTTGCTGGCGCCGATCGTGTGGCTCAGCAATTTCCTTCGTGTCCGCGGCCTCGGACTGCTTGCGGGCCAGGCTGTTATCACCGGCTCTTACGCCGGTGTGCTGCAATTGCCAATCGGCTGTGAACTGCGTGTTGGCTTCGGCAACCTCGGCACATTTCCGATTACTTTTTTGTCCTGA
- a CDS encoding helix-turn-helix domain-containing protein, whose amino-acid sequence MRVVKGAVDRSLQVIELFAREARGIGMSNVGAERELENGPTHRVLALLCEQGWAEQGKDTSQYRLTLELSELGQRYLRGLGLPGLAQPILDAVAAQCRERVHSVRHCRNSTDKGRAA is encoded by the coding sequence ATGAGAGTTGTCAAGGGCGCAGTTGACCGTTCACTGCAAGTCATCGAGTTGTTCGCACGTGAAGCACGTGGGATAGGCATGTCCAACGTCGGCGCTGAACGCGAACTGGAGAACGGCCCAACCCATCGAGTGCTTGCGCTGCTGTGCGAGCAGGGCTGGGCGGAACAGGGCAAAGACACGTCGCAATATCGTCTGACCTTGGAGCTTTCCGAGCTCGGTCAGCGGTACTTGCGTGGGCTCGGCTTGCCGGGGCTGGCGCAGCCGATCCTAGACGCGGTGGCAGCGCAGTGCCGGGAGCGGGTTCATTCTGTCAGGCACTGTCGAAACAGCACTGACAAAGGTAGGGCGGCATGA
- a CDS encoding MFS transporter produces the protein MNRSTPAEPNRLRQSKTAAASGWIGSALEYYDFLIYATAASLVFPQLFFPSGNPTVAIIASLATFGVGYVARPLGAMVLGHVGDRHGRKTVLIFCMFLMGISTMCVGLLPTYRQVGIWAPVLLVILRLVQGFAVAGELSGASSMILEHAPFGRRGYFASFTIQGSQAGQLLAFGVFLPLAHFMPKDQFASWGWRIPFLFSVVVIIVGYIIRRQVHETPTFAKERAQGQVPASPVAEVLRQNWGDVLRVVCMALTAVVVFLATVFGTAYAVQPAYGIGFPAGVYLWIPVLGNVCSVILIPFVGSLSDRIGRRPPVLVGVLSAGLLSFGFLYAISIHSLWLSLIFSTLMWGIAYQGFNGVFPSLFPELFRPRVRVTGMAIGQNVGTTLSALIPALFVAVAPPGSTHIPLKIGFLTFGICLIAAFAAFTTRETYRIRLDELGDRNAIPVPTAEYERLRSESMVATSTNAAESGFVHNVRS, from the coding sequence ATGAATCGAAGCACCCCGGCCGAGCCGAATCGCCTGCGCCAATCGAAAACAGCGGCGGCCAGCGGCTGGATTGGATCAGCACTCGAGTACTACGACTTCCTCATTTACGCGACCGCAGCGTCATTGGTCTTTCCGCAACTTTTCTTCCCCTCTGGTAATCCGACGGTCGCGATCATCGCTTCACTGGCGACTTTCGGTGTCGGCTATGTCGCCCGTCCGCTAGGCGCTATGGTGCTCGGCCACGTCGGCGATCGGCACGGTCGGAAGACAGTGTTGATTTTCTGCATGTTCCTGATGGGCATTTCGACGATGTGCGTGGGACTTTTACCCACGTATCGGCAGGTCGGCATCTGGGCTCCGGTGCTGCTCGTCATTCTCCGGCTCGTTCAAGGGTTCGCTGTTGCCGGAGAGCTCTCCGGTGCCAGTTCCATGATTCTTGAACATGCACCGTTTGGTCGGCGCGGCTACTTTGCAAGCTTCACCATTCAGGGGTCTCAGGCCGGGCAGCTTCTGGCGTTCGGGGTCTTCCTGCCCCTCGCGCATTTCATGCCGAAGGATCAGTTCGCTTCCTGGGGATGGCGGATTCCGTTCCTGTTCAGTGTTGTCGTTATCATTGTCGGTTACATCATCCGCCGTCAGGTTCACGAGACCCCCACCTTTGCCAAGGAGCGAGCTCAGGGTCAGGTTCCCGCCTCACCGGTCGCCGAAGTCCTTCGGCAGAATTGGGGCGATGTTTTGCGCGTCGTCTGCATGGCGCTCACCGCCGTCGTCGTGTTTCTCGCTACGGTGTTCGGCACTGCGTACGCAGTGCAGCCGGCGTACGGTATCGGCTTTCCTGCCGGCGTCTATCTCTGGATTCCGGTCCTCGGTAACGTCTGTTCGGTCATCCTGATTCCCTTCGTCGGCAGTCTCTCAGACAGGATTGGCCGCAGGCCGCCAGTACTTGTCGGTGTCTTGAGCGCCGGCCTGCTTTCCTTCGGCTTCCTCTACGCGATCAGCATTCACAGCCTCTGGCTCTCACTGATTTTTTCCACGCTCATGTGGGGCATCGCCTACCAAGGCTTCAACGGTGTGTTCCCAAGCCTGTTCCCAGAACTCTTCCGACCGCGAGTACGCGTGACGGGAATGGCCATCGGACAGAATGTCGGGACGACCTTATCGGCCTTGATCCCGGCACTTTTCGTCGCAGTCGCGCCCCCTGGGTCCACCCACATCCCATTGAAGATCGGTTTTCTCACATTCGGCATTTGTCTGATCGCCGCGTTCGCCGCGTTCACCACTCGGGAAACATACCGTATCCGTCTTGACGAGCTCGGCGACCGCAACGCTATTCCCGTACCCACGGCCGAATACGAACGCCTGCGCAGTGAATCGATGGTCGCGACGAGCACGAATGCCGCGGAATCCGGGTTTGTCCACAACGTGCGGTCTTAA